A single region of the Mercenaria mercenaria strain notata chromosome 6, MADL_Memer_1, whole genome shotgun sequence genome encodes:
- the LOC123550061 gene encoding uncharacterized protein LOC123550061 has product MWSSKNKDNPWRFFRRPSGSRCRSSQSEHDSRDKQTTGQTAFRRSADDRSRNHDDQETEVVFYNEYDDNANANIFDKFLFYGLRNTHTCDKQTQTDMVDETSVKHDTGRRSPVKKIIYSRSCETLGRKSTLKPHASRSFDISNNKYKNHFDYQQTTFTSDNLKLSLKKLKKSNDNISPIRHTEKSIFPEGQGMTEGFYIQRYSGFSPTHEGMSQNELSYEEFPEIPNHEEKIRMKRFSDEEFCLDLETNLRNMSCKDRTEGHYKNQWSPFHQDRESDPMFYDYRQPDEVSLVSERSCYSTTSDEADDDYEIIDWSQYTDDYREEENGAKRRSDAFNTPPTTPTIDLSALDGYHTAPNSPEVPSKQEHSYTEERKYTQFYDKDVSSDFSNNHCASNKKRSKELIGFVNGKDGVTYQNTVKNSHYGQSLCCKCGKSTKDGNRNVPVETAEHRNEADIRKPANEQLRQNQKVKVADSRILRLETPPFISVNSLHYEADPETGKAKVIGRGSFGQVYKARFSDPMFCHLPIVIKEFDEEFTNSKEIVEEAKRLHYLQDTGYVPICYGLLCFGSPIQPKYGIVQEYVGTGLTLEQMLWDQYELPLEFWFRIVIQCCEGLARFHEKGILLNDIKTNNILLEFFEHSVRIRYIDFGLATDMRGKRYKNTRSLDDFVYLAPEVRRDGKVTNIASDIYSLGYILEQIKKYTSIHELTVVARLCMDRDPDMRIPPRAAASLIKDHMVKLGFDQMVSFDI; this is encoded by the coding sequence ATGTGGTCATCCAAAAACAAGGATAATCCCTGGCGGTTTTTCCGGCGCCCTTCTGGTAGTCGGTGCCGATCCAGTCAAAGTGAGCATGATTCACGAGATAAGCAGACGACAGGACAGACTGCTTTTCGCAGATCAGCAGACGACAGAAGCAGGAACCACGATGATCAGGAAACGGAAGTAGTCTTTTACAATGAGTATGACGACAATGCGAACGccaatatttttgataaatttcttttttacgGATTGAGAAATACCCATACATGTGACAAGCAAACACAGACCGACATGGTGGACGAAACTTCTGTAAAGCATGATACCGGTCGCCGGTCTCCTGTTAAGAAAATTATCTACTCAAGGTCATGTGAAACCTTGGGTAGGAAATCGACCTTGAAACCGCATGCCAGTCGTAGTTTTGATATTTCTAACAATAAATACAAGAATCATTTCGATTATCAGCAGACGACATTTACATCTGACAATCTTAAATTGTcattgaaaaaattgaaaaagtcaAACGACAACATATCACCAATCAGGCATACAGAAAAGTCAATCTTTCCAGAAGGTCAAGGTATGACCGAAGGATTTTATATACAAAGGTACTCTGGTTTTTCACCTACACACGAAGGGATGTCGCAAAATGAATTAAGTTACGAAGAATTCCCAGAAATTCCTAATCACGAGGAGAAAATACGTATGAAACGTTTTTCGGATGAAGAATTCTGTTTGGACTTAGAAACAAACCTGAGAAATATGTCATGTAAAGATAGAACTGAAGGTCACTACAAAAACCAGTGGAGCCCTTTCCATCAGGACCGTGAAAGTGATCCAATGTTTTACGACTATCGCCAACCAGATGAAGTCAGTTTGGTCTCAGAACGCAGTTGTTATTCAACAACATCAGACGAAGCAGACGACGACTATGAAATTATCGACTGGAGTCAATATACCGATGATTACAGGGAAGAGGAAAATGGCGCCAAACGGAGGTCTGATGCATTCAACACCCCACCCACTACACCAACAATAGACCTAAGCGCTTTGGATGGCTACCACACGGCACCTAACTCACCAGAAGTGCCCAGTAAACAAGAACACTCGTATACTGAAGAAAGAAAGTACACACAGTTTTATGATAAAGATGTTTCGTCTGATTTTTCAAACAATCATTGTGCGTCTAATAAAAAGCGTTCGAAAGAATTGATAGGCTTTGTTAATGGTAAAGATGGTGTAACATATCAAAACACTGTCAAAAATTCTCATTATGGTCAAAGTCTGTGTTGCAAATGTGGCAAGTCAACTAAAGATGGTAATAGAAATGTTCCGGTAGAAACAGCTGAACACAGAAATGAAGCTGATATCCGAAAACCAGCAAATGAACAGTTAAGACAAAATCAAAAGGTGAAGGTCGCTGATTCGAGAATCCTCCGCCTAGAAACCCCGCCTTTTATATCTGTAAATAGTTTACATTATGAGGCGGACCCCGAGACGGGAAAAGCAAAAGTTATCGGTCGCGGAAGTTTTGGACAGGTGTACAAGGCAAGGTTTTCGGACCCAATGTTCTGCCATCTACCGATTGTGATAAAAGAATTTGACGAAGAATTCACAAATTCTAAAGAAATTGTTGAAGAAGCCAAGCGACTGCATTATCTTCAAGATACTGGGTATGTACCTATTTGTTATGGTCTCTTGTGTTTTGGCTCTCCTATCCAGCCGAAATATGGAATCGTGCAAGAGTATGTCGGAACCGGACTGACTTTGGAACAAATGCTCTGGGACCAGTATGAACTTCCGCTGGAATTCTGGTTCCGTATTGTGATACAGTGTTGCGAAGGGCTGGCTAGATTCCACGAGAAAGGGATTCTTCTAAacgatataaaaacaaacaacattttactcGAATTTTTTGAACATTCTGTAAGAATTAGATATATTGATTTTGGACTCGCTACGGACATGCGCGGGAAGCGATACAAAAACACAAGATCATTGGACGATTTCGTCTACCTAGCACCGGAAGTGAGGCGAGATGGCAAAGTTACCAACATAGCGTCTGATATATATTCCCTAGGATACATTTTggagcaaataaaaaaatatactagtATTCACGAGTTGACTGTAGTGGCTCGTCTTTGTATGGACAGGGATCCAGATATGAGAATTCCACCACGTGCAGCAGCCAGTCTGATAAAAGACCACATGGTTAAACTTGGTTTCGACCAAATGGTTTCTTTTGACATATAG